A genomic stretch from Theobroma cacao cultivar B97-61/B2 chromosome 4, Criollo_cocoa_genome_V2, whole genome shotgun sequence includes:
- the LOC18602913 gene encoding nuclear transcription factor Y subunit C-3, with the protein MDQQGHGQTSATGVVGTAAAVPYGVTTYQPNQMMATSAPGSVGSIQSPTQPAGLSASSAQLAQHQLAYQHIHQQQQQQLQQQLQSFWANQYQEIEQTTDFKNHSLPLARIKKIMKADEDVRMISAEAPVVFARACEMFILELTLRSWNHTEENKRRTLQKNDIAAAITRTDIFDFLVDIVPREDLKDEVLASVPRVGGPADGLPYYYMPPQLAPQVGAPGMTVGKPVMDHALYGQHSRPYAGQQMWPPQQQPPSDS; encoded by the coding sequence ATGGATCAGCAAGGCCATGGGCAGACCTCTGCAACGGGTGTAGTTGGTACTGCAGCAGCAGTTCCATATGGTGTAACCACTTATCAACCAAATCAAATGATGGCAACCTCTGCTCCCGGATCAGTTGGCTCAATCCAATCCCCTACCCAGCCAGCAGGTCTCTCTGCCTCATCAGCTCAGCTGGCACAACACCAACTTGCTTATCAGCACATCCACCAACAACAGCAACAGCAATTGCAACAACAACTCCAGAGCTTTTGGGCAAATCAATATCAAGAAATTGAGCAGACTACAGATTTTAAGAATCATAGCCTACCATTGGCCAGGATTAAGAAGATTATGAAGGCAGATGAGGATGTGAGGATGATATCAGCTGAAGCTCCAGTAGTATTTGCTAGGGCCTGTGAGATGTTCATTCTAGAGTTGACATTGAGGTCGTGGAATCACACTGAGGAAAATAAGAGGAGGACACTCCAGAAGAATGACATTGCAGCAGCAATTACAAGGACTgatatatttgattttctgGTTGATATCGTCCCTAGAGAGGATTTAAAAGATGAGGTACTTGCATCAGTTCCGAGGGTTGGAGGTCCAGCTGATGGTCTTCCTTACTATTACATGCCACCTCAGCTTGCTCCACAGGTGGGTGCTCCAGGTATGACTGTGGGTAAACCTGTGATGGATCATGCCCTTTATGGCCAACACTCTCGCCCTTATGCTGGTCAGCAGATGTGGCCACCACAACAGCAGCCACCTTCAGATTCTTAA